The Symphalangus syndactylus isolate Jambi chromosome 1, NHGRI_mSymSyn1-v2.1_pri, whole genome shotgun sequence DNA segment TTCTTTGCCCTGTCTCATTGTGGGATCATGACTTAGAGCTTGCTGACTCCCATTGCACCAGCTGGCTTGGCTGTTCTTCTCTGGGAGGTGCTGTTTCACAGGGCTGGGGAGACTGTGAGCTTTTCTTGGAGATCCTACTGGAGGTCCTGCCTGTGTTCTTGCCCTGTCTCAGATGGTGCAGAGGAGGCGGCTGGTTCATGTACACAAGCCCCATCCCACAGCCCTCCCAACAAACCCAAGCTGGTGGTGAAGCCTCCAGGCAGCAGCCTCAATGGGGttccccccaaccccactcccATTGTCCAGCGGCTGCCGGCCTTTCTAGACAATCACAATTATGCCAAGTCCCCCATGCAGGTAAGCTGGGAGCACCCTTGCAGGATTCTCTACTTGATTCTCTTGAGAGCCTGCAACAGGCAATTTCCCCATGTGGTTCCTTGGTGTTCACCCTTGGCATGGCTGGGTCAAGCTGCCTGGGCCTGGGTTGCTAGGTTCCTCTGCCTGATACAAAAAGGGCGCCATAACAGCAGGAGCTTAGAGAGGCCAGGAGAGCTCCTTTGAATTTAATCTAATTACATGGCTGTGGGATTAAATGTTTAGGTCACGCTCCTTGGTACAACTTTATGGGTTGGGTTTTACTGGCAAAATAAAGGCATGTGTTTCAGGGCACTCTGTTTCTCTTAAAACTCCTCCGTAGGTTTCTATGCAGTGTAAGTGGGTGGCAGCCTCCCCACAAGCCAAGGATAGGCCATGGAACACCTGGAGGGGTTCCGCTGACTCAGTCTGGAAAACTATGTtggctttctctctggctgtgagTGTCTAGGCTCAGCCTGTGCCGAGCAGCACTTGTTTATAACTGCCCTGGTCTTTGTCTCAGGAGGAAGAAGACCTGGCGGCAGGTGTGGGCCGCAGCCGAGTTCCAGTCCGCCCACCCCAGCAGTACTCAGATGACGAGGATGACTATGAGGATGACGAGGAGGATGACGTGCAGAACACCAACTCTGCCCTTAGGTCAGCCCAGCTTTCTAAGGCTACCAGGTTCTGGGTGCTTCAGATCCCATCCTGAATATCTCAGTCTATGTCTGAGAATGCCCTGCAGCAGATAATGTTGACCACCTGCGGAGTTTGGGGCCCTGGGGGAGGCTGGCATGATAGGGCTGACCCCAAGTCCCCAGGAAATTTTTGGTGGGCTGGGGGGTAAGGCTGAGCACATAAGCATATATCATCACCTATTGGAAGTGGCCTTTTAGCCAGGCCTTGAAGGATTGGTTGGGGCAAGGATGGAGGAGATGTGGGTGGTGGGGAGGCAGCTTTGCTGGAACACAGGGCACTGGCAAAAGGCCAGGAATGAGATTGCTGGAATAGAGGAAGTGTCTCTTGAGGACGCTTGGCTGCAGCTGACAGAACTTGATGCCAGGCTTAGCATGGCTAGTTCAAGCTGCTTGGACCAAGTATAAGGAGTTTTAGGGTCAGCTCCTGCAGGTCGGAATGTATTTAAGCCATTCTGGGTACTGCTGGGTATGGTCACCTGGCCCGTTCCCTTGCTTCACATCTTCTCGGGCCCCACAGGTATAAGGGGAAGGGAACAGGGAAGCCAGGGGCATTGAGCGGTTCTGCTGATGGGCAACTGTCAGTGCTGCAGCCCAACACCATCAACGTCTTGGCTGAGAAGCTCAAAGAGTCCCAGAAGGACCTCTCAATTCCTCTGTCCATCAAGACTAGCAGTGGGGCTGGGAGTCCAGCTGTGGCAGTGCCCACACACTCGCAGCCCTCACCCACCCCCAGCAATGAGAGTACGGACACGGCCTCTGAGATCGGCAGTGCTTTCAACTCGCCACTGCGCTCTCCCATCCGCTCGGCCAACCCGACGCGGCCCTCCAGCCCTGTCACCTCCCACATCTCCAAGGTGCTTTTTGGAGAGGATGACAGCCTGCTGCGTGTTGACTGCATACGCTACAACCGTGCTGTCCGTGACCTGGGTCCTGTCATCAGCACAGGCCTGCTGCACCTGGCTGAGGATGGGGTGCTTAGTCCCCTGGCGCTGACAGGTGGGCCTTGGACTGGCTCACTGGCCACTTGGTGCacccaggagggaggagggaaatggCCAAGTGACCACAAAGTGTCCTGCGCTCTGATGATTTTCTTGTGACCTCTCTTCCCAGAGGGTGGGAAGGGTTCCTCGCCCTCCATCAGACCAATCCAAGGCAGCCAGGGGTCCAGCAGCCCAGTGGAGAAGGAGGTTGTGGAAGCCACGGACAGCAGAGAGAAGACAGGGATGGTGAGGCCTGGCGAGCCCTTGAGTGGGGAGAAATACTCACCCAAGGTGAGCCTCCTTTGTGGTTTTCTCCTTTAATCCTGGCAGAGGGTAAGGCCTGAGCTCCTCCTGCCCAGGTGCCGAGTTCTTGACTGGAACTTTGGTGTGAAGATTGGTGGCTGGAGCCATGTGCCAGAAGACTTTCTGGGTtgggtggtggcaggggcctcCATAGGCATGGACTCGCTGCTCATCCTTGCCTCTAGCTGCCTATTGCTCGTGGGGCTTTGTTGCTGGCCCGCCCCCATCAGAGGTGCAATGCTGGGTTTTGGCAGGAGCTGCTGGCACTGCTAAAGTGTGTGGAGGCTGAGATTGCAAACTATGAGGCGTGCCTCAAGGAAGAggtagagaagaggaagaagttcaAGGTGGGTGATTTCTCCAGTTGCCTGATCTGGCCTCTCCCGAGGTCCGCTGGTGGCTGCTCTGGCAAGATTGGCTCCAGTGCTCTCAGCCTTCTTCTCTCTTACAGATTGATGACCAGAGAAGGACCCACAACTATGATGAGTTCATCTGCACCTTTATCTCCATGCTGGCTCAGGAAGGTGAGGGGATGCGCTGCTGTCTTAACTGGAATGCCCTGCTGAGGGTAGTGTCCTTCAGCTCCCCTCCTCTGGCCTCTCCTGAGGCTTGAGCAGACCTTGGGGCACAGGGAGGGCCATGAGAGCCTCAGCTCCTGGCCTGAGGCAGCCAGCACCTGCTCAAGGGTCTCTACCTCTTTGCAGGCATGCTGGCCAACCTAGTGGAGCAGAACATCTCCGTGCGGCGGCGCCAAGGGGTCAGCATCGGCCGGCTCCACAAGCAGCGGAAGCCTGACCGGCGGAAACGCTCTCGCCCCTACAAGGCCAAGCGCCAGTGAGGACTGCTGGCCCTGACTCTGCAGCCCACTCTTGCCGTGTGGCCCTCACCAGGGTCCTTTCTTGCCCCACTTCCCCTTTTCCCAGTATTACTGAATAGTCCCAGCCAGAGagtccaggccctgggaatgggAGGAACCAGGCCACATTCCTTCCATGGTGCCCTGAGGCCTGACACGGCAGATCAGCCCCGTAGTGCTCAGGAGGCAGCATCTGGAGTTGGGGCACAGCGAGGTACTGCAGCTTCCTCCACAGCCGGCTGTGGAGCAGCAGGACCTGGCCCTtctgcctgggcagcagaatatatattttacctATCAGAGACATCTATTTTTCTGGGCTCCAACCCAGCATGCCACCATGTTGACATAAGTTCCTACCTGACTATGCTTTCTCTCCTAGGAGCTGTCCTGGTGGGCCCAGTTCCTTGTATCATGCCATGGTCCCAACTACAGCGTCCTAGCTGGAGGCCTGGGTGGGTCCTGGGCTCTGGGTCCTGCTGCTCTAGCCCCAGCCACCAGCCTGTCCCTGTTGTAAGGAAGCCAGGCCTTCTCCATTCCTCTTAGGAGAGTGCCAAACTCAGGGACCCAGCACTGGGCTGGGTTGGGAGTAGGGTGTCCCAGTGGGGTTGGGGTGAGCAGGCTGCTGGGATCCCATGGCCTGAGCAGAGCATGTGGGAACTGTTCAGTGGCCTGTGAACTGTCTTCCTTGTTCTAGCCAGGCTGTTCAAGACTGCTCTCCACAGCAAGGTTCTGGGGCTCTTCGCCTTCAGTGTTGTGGCCCTAGCTATGGGCCTAAATTAGGCTCTAGGTCTCTGTCCCTGGAGCTTGAGGCTCAGAAGAGCCTCTGTCCAGCCCCTCAGTATTACCATGTCTCCCTCTCAGGGGTAGCAGAGACAGGTAGCAGCTGTACCCTAGCCTGCTTATAGGAAGCTGGTACCGCTCAGCTCTTCCTGCTACTCcagcttcctcagcctctgcaagGCACTCAGGGTGGGGGACAGCAGGATCAAGACAACCAGTTGGAGCCCCTGTGTTCCAGAGGGCCTGATGCCAAGGGGTAATGGGCCCAGCAGTGCCTCTGGAGCCCAGGCCCCAACACAGCCCCATGGCCTCTGCCAGATGGCTTTGAAAAAGGTGATTCAAGCAGGCCCCTTTATCTGTACGTAGTGACTGAGTGGGGGGTGCTGGCAAGTGTGGCAGCTGCCTCTGGGCTGAGCACAGCTTGACCCCTCTAGCCCCTGTAAATACTggatcaatgaatgaataaaactctCCTAAGAATCTCCTGAGAAATGAACCCTCCTGTGGTTGCTGGCCTGAGATACGGAGGTTGGGCTAGACgtgtgtggtgggagggagggcCTTACTAGACCTTGTGGGCCCAGGGCCCTGGGACCAGAAAGGTAAGAAGTATATGATCCTTGAGTGTCCAGCTGTCTTGGGCCAGATATCCTTGGAATCCTAGGCCTGGGATTTAGGACCTGAGCTGAGGAGGGGCTTCAGGTGGACTGTAGACAGGGTGCACTTGCTGGGGAGAGAGCCATCCATGGCTTTCACCAAATCCGTGGCTTTGCAACCTGGAGAGGTGCTGGGACTCTGGGTCAAAGAGGCAGGGCTGCCTCTAATCTAATCTCGCGTGGTGTGTTCTCCCTGGGAGGGTGCTGGGCATCTCTTCCTTGTTGCGTTTGGACAGGTAAAGCAGGTCAAAGCTGCCACCTCTGTTCTGCTCTCTGCTGACTGCATCGTCTGCTGAGGCTGCTGCAGCCCCTCACCAGCCCCCTGGCAGTGAGTCCTGCAAAGGGGTCCTCATGCAAGCAGCTAAGGCACAGCTGGACTGCTTAGAAAATTCAGCTTTAATGGCCCCAGTCCTTCTGTCTGAGTCTAGTAGTCCAGGGCACAGATGAGGGCCACACCACGCTTTATCCAGTGCTGCTGGGGCTGATGGGTGGGGATCTCCACAGCAATGACATAGTTGGTAGAGTGTCCTGTGGTTGATAGTGTTCCTGGAATGGGCAAGGAAGGGGACGGGTTAGGTCATGCCCTATTACTACTAGAGCAAGGATAGCGTAGGGGCAGGGCAGTGGGCAGACTAAGCCGAGGACAGGGAGGGGGCCCTGACCCAAGAGGAAGCCTGCCTGGTGAGGGGGTCTGGCCAGGGTTCAAGCCTCCCCAGGGTTACTGTATTGGGGACTGAAGATAGGGATGGCAGAGTTGATGCCACTTTTCATTCTCTGATGGACCCAGTCCAGACAAGTTCCTGCCCTGGGCCTCAGTTACCCCTCTGAACTCCCAATGACAGGCTGGGGCTTGTAGGCTCTTGGGGCCCAAGGTGGGCCTGCTGAGGGAGGCATGTAGGATAGGAGTTCAGGGGTGCTCCCCACAGCCAGATGGCAGGCCTTGGGCATTAACCTGACTGCTGCTTGCTGGCTTGGCCCAAATCTCTATTGTCCTTCCTTATTCAGCTAACCTGGATAAGTGACTGGCTTGGGCTGGGCTGGGTTAGTCCTGGGTCCCCGCCCATAGTGTAGGCTCCCGTCCCAGGCCTCATACCAGCACGAGTCAGTGTCTTGTAGATGGGGCACAGGTAAAAGTCCTGGTCCTGGGCCTTGCGGTTGGGTGTTGGCAAGAGCCAGATAACGGCCATCTCTGTGTACAGCTCCTTGGGCCGAGACTCGGCCAGCTGGAAGGCCTCTGGATCCCAGCGGGCACCTTCCAGGAATAATCCGTGGATATAGCACCCTACTTGGGGTCTTTGTGTTAACTCCGATGGTGCCTCAAACATCACCTGTGGGTAGACACAGACACACCCCACAAACATAACAATACCCAGAATCTGGGTTAGGAGGCACAAAACTCCCTTCTGAGAGAGCTGCCTAATGCTGCCTGCCTGCCCATCATCATGTACCTACCACTTTAGCCCATGGCCTGTGGTCTGTACCCTGCCCCTGTGGATTTCTGATGGACCCAGCCCAGACCTGTTCCTGGGACTCACGGCCTCTTCTGGCTTGGGTCTTTCCATGCCCTGGCTTAGGGGTTCCCCAACTGCCAACCGACCGTGGCCTCAGAGCCTCTCCTCCCTGGGCTGTACCCTAGCCTGTCACCTGACCTGGCCCTGGCTGTGCCCAGACCTTGAAATCAAAGGAGATGGTGTCGATGGAGATGACAAATTTGCGGGCAAAATTCTGCAGAGTGCCTGTTAAGAAAGCCTGGGGGAAGAAGAAGCCACTGATCCAGAAGACAGCTGGGATGCCACCTTGGATCCAGGCCTGCAGAAAGTCCAGGCGTTGCAGCAGGTCCGTGACCCATGAGGACAGAGGCTTCAGCGATGGGTAGGCCTTGGCACTCCAGAGCTCAGGCACAGTATTGTTGTACAGGCTGGCAGCCATCAGCTCCAGCTGAGAGGACATCACAACCAGCCCCTTGAGTGCCTTGAGCAGGTCTTGCAGTGTCTGTGTGATCACCTGCAGCAGCCGATTGTACCTGTGAGGCCAGTGGCAAGAGAATAGGTAGTGGGCTGGGGTCACGTGGCAGTAGCTATGCTCCCTAGCTCAAGGCCACAGACTGAAAAACAATGGCAAAACATAGAGGCTAAGAGCAGAGAGCTGGGTCAGGTGGCCTGGGTACAAATCCCAGCTCTGGCCCTTAGCAAATGTGTGAACTTGGACTTGGATAGCTTACTGAACATTTTGGGGTCACAGTTTACTCGTCtacaaaatgtgaataataaaaatacggctgagttggctgggtgtggtggctcatgcctgtaatcccagcactttgggaggctgagacaggcagatcatgaggtcaggagatcgagaccatcgtggccaacatggtgaaaccctgtctctattaaaaatacaaaaattagctgggcgcgctAATtaggtggtgtgcgcctatagtcctagttttttttttttttttttttttgagaaggagtctcgctctgtcgcccaggctggagtgcagtggcgcaatctcggctcactgcaagctccgcctcccgggttcacgccattctcctgcctcagcctctccgagtagctgggactacaggcgcccgccaccacgcccggctaattttttttttttgtatttttagtagagacggggtttcaccgtggtctcgatctcctgacctcgtgatccgcctgcctcggcctcccgaagtgctgggattacaagcatgagccaccgcgcccggcctatagtctcagttactcaggaggctgaggcaggagaattgcttgaacccgggaggtggaggttgcagtgagctaagatcatactgctgcactccagcatggcaacagagagagactccgtgtcaacaacaacaaaaaatagctgagttAGAGGATGTGTAGCACTTGACATGGCACCTGGCCCATAGTAACTCCTGTTGTCATTTCTCTACAGTCCAGTGGCCGATGACTTGGGGAGGGGGTGTGGTGGGGTGATTACCTAATGACCTCTTGTACTAGCACTGTGTTCATTGATTCCTCATACAGCACTGGGTACTTGGCCATCACCAATTGCAAGTTGATAGGCTCAGGCACCTTGAGCAGAATGTTTTGGGTGACGTCCTCCACTATCTGCAGGGGCAAAGGAACACTGTGGGGTCAAGGCTGGGCCCCCTTATCCCCTGTGGGATTCCACATGCACAGGGCTCCTTCCCACAGGGTAGTGGGCAGGATGGTGAAGCCCAGCCCGTCCAGCCCTTGGGCCCCTTCCTCTGACACCACCCACCTCCTCCCGGCCCTGGCTGCCTGCAGAAGATGATTTGGGTTGCAGCTGGATAATGGTGCCCAGGAGGGCGAACGTCTCGTTCTGGGCAAAGGTGATGTTGGCATTGTCATGCAGGCCAAAGATCTCAGGCATATCATTGAGTGGGAGGCTCCTGATGTAGGAGAGGTAGCCCTAGGAGAGAGGAGACCAACATGGAAGCCCCTGGCTTGCTCTGCCCCAGCCTTCAGAGTTACCCGCCAATGGAGCACATCCCCACTTGTCACATCCCCCACTTGTCACTCCTGCTTATTACCCTTATGCATGTCCCTGCTCTTGGGACTCCAGGCCTCCGAGGCACTGTGTGGCGTGGCCCTTGCTTCCCTCCCAGTCCCCCTGTTACTGCCATCCATTCCCTGCTCCTCTATTCAGTGGCCCAAATTTGTCAGGCTCCTTCCTGCCACAGGCCCTTTGCACTGATGACCCACACAACCCAGCCCCGGCTCATGGCTTCTCCTCACACATCTTAAGGGAAGCATCCTTTCTGTGGCAGCCCTCCCTGACTGCGGAGTCTGGGCCTGGTTACTGCCTTGGAGGAGCTGCCCCAAGCCTTCACTGAGTGATTCCACCCAGGGAGTGGCTGACCAGGAGTTCACTCACAAAGGCAAGCCCCAGCGGGCAGGGCCTGACTCCCTCGCCAAGGCTGTCTTTGTGGGATGGGATGGATTGATTGATGAAAAGACAGCTGATGGAGGGTGGGGGCTGCATCTCCTCCCACCCAGCACCAAGGTGCTCATGGTACCCCAGAACCCCAGCCTGGCAGGCCCCTCCTGTGCAGCCCTTTGGGCTAGACTCACGTGGAGGTCGTAGGTGGGCGGGATCTGGTGGTAGATGCCCGAGGCGCTGTAGCTGTGCTCAGGGGAGAGCACGTCAGGGTTGTAGAAGTCCTCTAGGATGTTCATGATGCAGCGCCGGTCCCAGTCATCAGTGACACGGCCCCCGTAATTGATCTCCCCTGCCGTGTACCTGAGGACCtatggggtgggtgggtgagggCTCCCCTAAGTGCCCAGTCTCCCAGGCCCCAGTCTGCCCCAGGCCCACCTTGTAGGGGATGTCATCATATTCGTCCAGGAACATCTTGAGCTGGCTGATGCAGATGCGCAGATCTCCATCCGTGAACTCATAGGGGATGTTGAAGCCCAGGGGCCCAAACTTACGGCGCTCCAGGGCGTTCCCATGGAACAAGCACAGAGACAGCAGCAGAGACTTGAACTCCATCacctgggggaggtgggaggcaggggaggtAAGGAGCGGGGACAGGGGGCAGGTAGGGTGGGCCTGCACCAAGTGTGCCTCACCTTGTGGCAGCAGTTGAGGAAGTCTTCACCAAGGCTACTGTAGGACTTCAGCAGGTTGGCCTTGACACCGCGTGGCGGCTCAATGGTTATCTTGGAGCCGTTCTGCAGGATGGACACTGGGAACTTGTTGCTGGGCAGGCTGGTGAGCCAGAGGCGGAAGTCCCTGTGTACCTGGTGGCCATGACTCCACGTGAGCATTGAGACCCATACCTGGTGGCCACCCTGACACCAGGCTCCCTCCTGCCCAGGGACCCTGAGGTAGGTCAAGCGAGGCTGCACAGACAACTGGTTAAGAATTGggcttttggccgggcgtggtggctcacatctgtaatcacagcactttggaaggccaaggcaggcgaatcacgaggtcaggagttcgagaacagcctggccaacacggtgaaaccccgtctccactaaaaatacaaaaaattaggtgggcatagtggcgggctactaccagctactcgggaggctgaggcagaagaatcgcttgaaccgggaggtggaggttgcagtgatctgagattgcaccactgcactccagccccggtgacagagtgagactccgtctgaaaaaaaaaaaaaaaaaaagggggggggcttTGGCAAGTCCCAGGTCACGGTCTGTGCTGGGTGTCCCTGGACAAGTCACATCACCACTTGTACAGGtaactgggggtgggggtagatTGAGAGGATTAATGACGTCGATGTGTGGCACATGTCAGTTGCTGAGCACTTGCTACGTGCTGGAGGCTGGGCGGAGTGCTTTGCATGATTCTCTTATTTCTGCCTCATTAGTCCCCGATGGATGCAGAGGAGGCCCCACTGGGTCTGTGATGTGCAGGGCAACACACCTTGTCGGGGTTGATGTGCTCGATGAGGCGTTCTAGGGCTGGCATCCAGCTTGGTGCCAGGTGGCAGTTCTGGAAGAAGACCCATTTGCCCCTCTCTATGGAGCTGCGCATCATGGCTTCTGCCCGAGGGCCCTGCAGGGGCAGGAGCACTGAGCAGGGGGCCAGCTGGCCCACCTCCCAGCCCACTCACTTCCTCCCTGCCTAGCCCTGACCTGCCCCTGGCCCAGGGAGATGGCAGAGAGCTTTTTGGAGAACTTCATTTCTTCGGCAAACTTGTAGAGGTCGGCAGCAGGGTCTGTGCCGGGTGACAGCACAAAGATGAGGGGCGTAGTGGAGTTGGAGTCTTTGAACACCACTGACAGGTTGGCTGTCTGCAAGGACAGGGGGAGATGCTGAGACCACCTGGGGCTACAGAGAGATCAGGGCAAGGGAGGGGGATCTGGGGTTCTCAGAGTGGTCCCCAGTGGGCTTCCTGGTGGGGGCTGGAAACTCTCAGAGCCTTTAGGGAGCAAGCAGGGGTCCTGGCCTGGCCAAGTAGTCTATCCAGATGCAGCCAGGGCCCTGAGACCCAGGGTGGGGACAAGCTCAAGGTGCCAGTCCTGCCAGGGTTCCACCACTTGCCTGGGGCTCAATGAAGCGTGGCTCCAGGTTGGTGGCCACAAAGTCCTGCATGGCGTTGGTAACCTTGTCCCCGCAGAGGCAGCGGAGGACTAGCAGCTTCTGAAACTGGTCTAGGTACTGGTCCCAGATGCCAGGCAAAGGCTCCCTGCAACAGTGGCCCACACCTCCCTGAGAGCCAGCCTGTTGGAAGGAGGTTGGTAGCCCCAGGGATTCGGCCGGCTGGACAGCTGGGGAGAGTGGGCTATCCCTGGGGTATGGCACTGGGGACACAGAGGAGATGTGGCCACAGCCACAGGGCAACCCTGGGTGGCCGGCCCCTTAGAGAAGGCTCCCAGACAAGACTTTCCTAGGGACTCCTCCCCTCGATGGGCTCATCCTGCCATATTCTGGGGCCCAGCTAACCGGTGGGGCTCAAGGCTGTCGAAGATGACCCGGAATTCTGAGAGGTGCTTCACGAAGtcggaagagaaggaggaaaaggttGGCAGGTTCGAGAGTGCTAGGATGTCTCGCCAGGCCCGGTCTGACAGCCAGTCCGGTGCCGGATTCTCAGTCATGATCTGGATGGAGCCCCCGGACAGGAGGTGGCGCCACTCACTCTGGCAGAGGACAGGAGGAGGTTGATGCTCAGGCCCTGGCCAGCTCCTCCTGCTCTGGGCACCCCCACCCAGTAGTGCCTCTCCAACCACCCTCACCTGGAGAAACTGAGTCTCCCTTAGGGGTGGTAGTCAAACAGGTCTGGGTTAGTGTTCCCACCCTGCCTTTTCCTGGCTGTGTGCCCTTAGGGCAAGAGATGtgacttctctgggcctctgccTCCTCATTTGGGAGTAGAAAGACTCAGAAGGCTGACTGCTTCCCAGGCCAGAGTCCTGTGCCAGGCACGCAGTTAGGGCTCTGACAGTGGGGGCTGTAACTCTCACTGTCTCAGCAGGGCTTTCCGCTGCACCACAAAATGCGTAGGGCTTCATGAGAGTGTGAGTTCCTGGCCAAGCAGGTGTGGGAGGCTCAAGACAGTCTGTCCCTGGGGACAGTCTTCGTGCTCACCAGCACACTCAAGGCTCGAAAAGGCCTGTGCTCACAACATTGGCCTTCTTGAACCTTGAGCCATTGGTTGGAGCACAATTAACCCAGGGTCTTCtggctctttttatttatttatttattttgagacagagtctcgctctgtcttccaggctggagtgcagtggcacgatctcagcccactgcaacctccaccttctgggtttaagcgattctcctgcctcagcctcctgagtagctgggattacaggcgtgcaccaccacacccagctaatttttgtatttttagtagagaccagggtggtcttgaactcctggcctcaagtgatccacctgccttggcctcccaaagtgctgggattgcaggcgtgagtcaccgtgcccggccctggctGCTTTTAATCAAGGAATTGTGTTTCCT contains these protein-coding regions:
- the BAP1 gene encoding ubiquitin carboxyl-terminal hydrolase BAP1 isoform X4, whose translation is MNKGWLELESDPGLFTLLVEDFGVKGVQVEEIYDLQSKCQGPVYGFIFLFKWIEERRSRRKVSTLVDDTSVIDDDIVNNMFFAHQLIPNSCATHALLSVLLNCSNVDLGPTLSRMKDFTKGFSPESKGYAIGNAPELAKAHNSHARPEPRHLPEKQNGLSAVRTMEAFHFVSYVPITGRLFELDGLKVYPIDHGPWGEDEEWTDKARRVIMERIGLATAGEPYHDIRFNLMAVVPDRRIKYEARLHVLKVNRQTVLEALQQLIRVTQPELIQTHKSQESQLPEESKSASNKSPLVLEANRAPAASEGTHTDGAEEAAGSCTQAPSHSPPNKPKLVVKPPGSSLNGVPPNPTPIVQRLPAFLDNHNYAKSPMQEEEDLAAGVGRSRVPVRPPQQYSDDEDDYEDDEEDDVQNTNSALRYKGKGTGKPGALSGSADGQLSVLQPNTINVLAEKLKESQKDLSIPLSIKTSSGAGSPAVAVPTHSQPSPTPSNESTDTASEIGSAFNSPLRSPIRSANPTRPSSPVTSHISKVLFGEDDSLLRVDCIRYNRAVRDLGPVISTGLLHLAEDGVLSPLALTEGGKGSSPSIRPIQGSQGSSSPVEKEVVEATDSREKTGMVRPGEPLSGEKYSPKELLALLKCVEAEIANYEACLKEEVEKRKKFKIDDQRRTHNYDEFICTFISMLAQEGMLANLVEQNISVRRRQGVSIGRLHKQRKPDRRKRSRPYKAKRQ
- the BAP1 gene encoding ubiquitin carboxyl-terminal hydrolase BAP1 isoform X3 codes for the protein MNKGWLELESDPGLFTLLVEDFGVKGVQVEEIYDLQSKCQGPVYGFIFLFKWIEERRSRRKVSTLVDDTSVIDDDIVNNMFFAHQLIPNSCATHALLSVLLNCSNVDLGPTLSRMKDFTKGFSPESKGYAIGNAPELAKAHNSHARPEPRHLPEKQNGLSAVRTMEAFHFVSYVPITGRLFELDGLKVYPIDHGPWGEDEEWTDKARRVIMERIGLATAGIKYEARLHVLKVNRQTVLEALQQLIRVTQPELIQTHKSQESQLPEESKSASNKSPLVLEANRAPAASEGTHTDGAEEAAGSCTQAPSHSPPNKPKLVVKPPGSSLNGVPPNPTPIVQRLPAFLDNHNYAKSPMQEEEDLAAGVGRSRVPVRPPQQYSDDEDDYEDDEEDDVQNTNSALRYKGKGTGKPGALSGSADGQLSVLQPNTINVLAEKLKESQKDLSIPLSIKTSSGAGSPAVAVPTHSQPSPTPSNESTDTASEIGSAFNSPLRSPIRSANPTRPSSPVTSHISKVLFGEDDSLLRVDCIRYNRAVRDLGPVISTGLLHLAEDGVLSPLALTEGGKGSSPSIRPIQGSQGSSSPVEKEVVEATDSREKTGMVRPGEPLSGEKYSPKLPIARGALLLARPHQRCNAGFWQELLALLKCVEAEIANYEACLKEEVEKRKKFKIDDQRRTHNYDEFICTFISMLAQEGMLANLVEQNISVRRRQGVSIGRLHKQRKPDRRKRSRPYKAKRQ
- the BAP1 gene encoding ubiquitin carboxyl-terminal hydrolase BAP1 isoform X5; protein product: MNKGWLELESDPGLFTLLVEDFGVKGVQVEEIYDLQSKCQGPVYGFIFLFKWIEERRSRRKVSTLVDDTSVIDDDIVNNMFFAHQLIPNSCATHALLSVLLNCSNVDLGPTLSRMKDFTKGFSPESKGYAIGNAPELAKAHNSHARPEPRHLPEKQNGLSAVRTMEAFHFVSYVPITGRLFELDGLKVYPIDHGPWGEDEEWTDKARRVIMERIGLATAGIKYEARLHVLKVNRQTVLEALQQLIRVTQPELIQTHKSQESQLPEESKSASNKSPLVLEANRAPAASEGTHTDGAEEAAGSCTQAPSHSPPNKPKLVVKPPGSSLNGVPPNPTPIVQRLPAFLDNHNYAKSPMQEEEDLAAGVGRSRVPVRPPQQYSDDEDDYEDDEEDDVQNTNSALRYKGKGTGKPGALSGSADGQLSVLQPNTINVLAEKLKESQKDLSIPLSIKTSSGAGSPAVAVPTHSQPSPTPSNESTDTASEIGSAFNSPLRSPIRSANPTRPSSPVTSHISKVLFGEDDSLLRVDCIRYNRAVRDLGPVISTGLLHLAEDGVLSPLALTEGGKGSSPSIRPIQGSQGSSSPVEKEVVEATDSREKTGMLPIARGALLLARPHQRCNAGFWQELLALLKCVEAEIANYEACLKEEVEKRKKFKIDDQRRTHNYDEFICTFISMLAQEGMLANLVEQNISVRRRQGVSIGRLHKQRKPDRRKRSRPYKAKRQ
- the BAP1 gene encoding ubiquitin carboxyl-terminal hydrolase BAP1 isoform X8; this encodes MNKGWLELESDPGLFTLLVEDFGVKGVQVEEIYDLQSKCQGPVYGFIFLFKWIEERRSRRKVSTLVDDTSVIDDDIVNNMFFAHQLIPNSCATHALLSVLLNCSNVDLGPTLSRMKDFTKGFSPESKGYAIGNAPELAKAHNSHARPEPRHLPEKQNGLSAVRTMEAFHFVSYVPITGRLFELDGLKVYPIDHGPWGEDEEWTDKARRVIMERIGLATAGIKYEARLHVLKVNRQTVLEALQQLIRVTQPELIQTHKSQESQLPEESKSASNKSPLVLEANRAPAASEGTHTDGAEEAAGSCTQAPSHSPPNKPKLVVKPPGSSLNGVPPNPTPIVQRLPAFLDNHNYAKSPMQEEEDLAAGVGRSRVPVRPPQQYSDDEDDYEDDEEDDVQNTNSALRYKGKGTGKPGALSGSADGQLSVLQPNTINVLAEKLKESQKDLSIPLSIKTSSGAGSPAVAVPTHSQPSPTPSNESTDTASEIGSAFNSPLRSPIRSANPTRPSSPVTSHISKVLFGEDDSLLRVDCIRYNRAVRDLGPVISTGLLHLAEDGVLSPLALTEGGKGSSPSIRPIQGSQGSSSPVEKEVVEATDSREKTGMELLALLKCVEAEIANYEACLKEEVEKRKKFKIDDQRRTHNYDEFICTFISMLAQEGMLANLVEQNISVRRRQGVSIGRLHKQRKPDRRKRSRPYKAKRQ